CCTGGATGATTGCGACCGGGCAGCCGCGCCGGTCGGCATATTTGAGCTGCGCCTTCATGCCAGCGCCGCCGAGATACATTTCGGAGCGGATGCCGGCGGCGCGCAGCTCGGCCACCATTTTCTGATAGCGGCCGAGGCTTTCCGTGTCCTTGTCCATGACCAGCACGACCACCGGCGCGATCACATCGGTGCTGTCGAGCTTGCCGAGGTTCTTCAGCGCCGTCATCAGCCGCGAAACGCCGATGGAGAAGCCGGTCGCCGGCACCGGCTCGCCACGGAAGCGCGAGACCAGACCGTCATAGCGCCCGCCGCCGCCGACCGAACCGAAGCGCACGATCTGGCCGTCCTCATTGGGGATTTCCGCCAGCAGTTCGGCCTCGAAGACGGGGCCGGTGTAATATTCGAGGCCACGCACAATCGAGCGGTCCATGGCGATACGGTCCTCGCCATATCCCGCGGCCCTGACCAGGGCTTCAATCGTCGCGAGTTCGCCAACGCCCTCCTGGTAGGTCGTGTTCGCGCCGACATTGGAATCCTGGCGAGCCTGGCCCTTTGCTGTCGCAAGAAGAACGGCTTCGGCCTGTGCGTCGTTCAACCCAGCGCCCTTGGCGAAGTCGCCTTCGCCTTCCTTGCCGCCATCCCAGCGCCCCGGGCCAAGCAGGAGCCGCACGCCTTCCGGCCCCAACTTGTCCAGCTTGTCGATGGCGCGCAGCACCGTCAACCGGCGTCCCGTATTCTCGTCGCCACCAAGCCCGATCGCCTCCAGCACGCCGTCGAGTACCTTGCGGTTGTTGACGCGGATGACGTAGTCGCCGCGCTTGATGCCGAGCGCTTCCATCACGTCGGCCATCATCATCGCCATTTCGGCGTCGGCGGCGACGCCCGGCGTGCCGATCGTGTCGGCGTCGAACTGCATGAACTGGCGGAAGCGGCCGGGGCCGGGCTTCTCGTTGCGGAACACCCAGCCGGAGCGGTAGCTGCGGTAGGGTTTGGGCAGGCGCTCGAAATTCTCGGCGACGAAACGCGCGGTCGGCGCGGTCAGGTCGTAGCGCAGAGACAGCCACTGATCGTCATCGTCCTGGAAGGAGAACACGCCTTCGTTCGGCCGGTCCTGGTCGGGCAGGAATTTTCCCAGCGCATCCGTATATTCGATCAGCGGCTGGTCGGCGGGTTCGAAACCATAAAGCTCATAGACCGAGCGGATCGTCGCCATCATCTTCTCTACGGCGCGGATGTCCTCGGCGCTGCGGTCGGCAAACCCGCGCGGCAGCCGCGCTTTCGTCTTTTCCGATTTGTCGGCCATGAGATGTTTGCCCGGTGTTTCGTGATGTTTGCAGGTCAACAATGTTGCGATTTTCGCAATGCGCGTGTCCTAACCGATGCTGATTGGTGCGGCAAGGCTGGCGACGTATGTGCGCATCTACGCCCTGCCAACACCCATATTCACAAGATGACAAGCCATGCGGCGGGCCCATTCGAGCCGACATCCGGTGAAGTCGCCGGGCCCACCATGCGCGATGCGCTAGTGACAGGACTGCTGGTGATCTACCCTGCCCTTGCCATCGTGGCGGCCATTTTCGCCGGGCTTTACATGTCCAGAACCATCGGCGCCTGACAGGCCGGCGCCGGGGCGTAGGCGCCGCCGCTATTTCGGCCGCTTGAAAGCCTTCCGTTCCTTCTCGACCTCCTTGCGGCAGACGCAGCCTTCGAGATGGTCGTTGACGAGGCCCATGGCCTGCATGAAGGCGTAGACCGTGGTCGGGCCGACGAAGCTCCAGCCGCGCTTCTTCAGTTCCTTCGAAATCCGTACCGAGACCGCCGTGGTCGGGTTGGCGCGCAGATGGGCGAGGTCGACGATCTCGGGCCGCTCCTCCTTGCCGGGTTCGAACTTCCAGAACCAGGCGGCCAGCGAGCCGAATTCGTCGGCCATTTCGCGAGCGCGCTTGGCGTTGTTGATGGTCGAGACGATCTTGCCGCGATGGCGGATGATGCCGGCATTGCCGAGCAGGCGCTCGACATCCTTGTCGGTGAAGGCAGCGACCTTGTCGAAGTCGAAGCCGGCGAAGGCCTCGCGAAAATTCTCGCGCTTGCGCAGGATGGTCAGCCACGACAGGCCCGACTGGAAGCCCTCGAGACAGATCTTTTCGAACAGCCTGCGGTCATCGGCCACCGGCCGGCCCCATTCATGATCGTGATAGTGCAGATAGTCGGGCAGATTGCCATGCCAGAAGCAGCGCGCGACACCGTCGGGACCGGCGAGCAGGCCGGTGTTTTCTTGTTGCATGGCTGAAATCCATTCCTTAACGCGCTTTTGCGCTGCTTTACCGTGGCTTTACCAGATTCCTGAACGCGGCGGTAACCACACCAAAAGGTTTACTGACAGTTCGGCATTTTACGCATTCCGATTCATGTTTCGGTTGCTGCTGGCGCGCCAATGATCGCCGAACCGGGGAGCGTTTCCACCCGGTTGTATCAGACGATCAAGGTGCGTTCCCGATGAAGAGAGTCCTGTTTCCCTTGCTCGGCGCCGTGGCTGTGTTTGCCGCCGGCGTCACGCCGTCCACCGCCGGCGACCGCTATGCCGACAGGCCGCCCGTGATGGTGAGCCCCGACCTTTCTGCCCCGTGGGTGCTGCAGCTTGGCCATGCGCCCGGCATCGTGCGGCAGAACCGTTCGGTCGCGCAGCAGCAGCCGCGCCTGCGCTATGCGCAGCCGCAAGCACAGCCCGACCGCGTACAGACGGCCGCCGTGCAGATGCCGGCCAAGCGCATGGTGATGCGCCCACAGATCAACCCGATCTACCTGCCGCAGGAAGTCGACTATGACGGTGGGCAGAAGCCAGGCACGATCGTGATCGATACGACGCAGAATTTCCTCTATCTGGTCGAGAAGAACGGCAAGGCCCGGCGCTACGGCGTCGGCACCGGCAAGCCGGGCTTCGAATGGTCGGGCACGCACAAGATCACCAACAAGCGCGTCTGGCCGGACTGGCGCCCGCCGGCGCAGATGATCAAGCGCGAAGCGGCCAAAGGCCGCTACCTGCCGACCTATCTGGCTGGCGGCATCGAGAACCCGCTCGGCGCCCGCGCGCTCTATCTCGGCACCACCGAGTATCGCATCCACGGCACCAACCAGCCATGGACGATCGGTGGCGCGGTGTCGTCGGGCTGCATCCGCATGCGCAACGAGGACGTCGTCGACCTTTATGAACGGGTCAATGTCGGAACCACGGTCGAGGTGATATAATTTCGCGAATCACCTGATCCGGAGACGCATCGTTTTCCGGGGTCGGAAGAAATAAGGGGGACGGGCCGTATGGGGATGCGGTCGGTCAGGAAGGGCAGTGCGGGGAACCGCGCTGCCCTTTCCTTTTTGGTTGGGTAGGAGGCGTTCCGCCGCGTTGCGTCGCGCAAAAAGGCATCGCGGTTCGCTTTCGTGCTGACATTTCCGATGTTCTTTTGCTATGTCGGCGCCAACGAGAGAAAGAGTCCACCCATGTCCCTGTCCGACGACAGCCGCTATCTCAAGGGCGGCCCGGTTGCCCAGCGCATCATCGCCGCCGTGCGTCAGGATGCGGCCATTGCCAAAGCCGAGGGTTTTCCGCCCAAGCTGATCTCCATCACCGTCGGTGACACTGATGCCGTCGATGTCTATGTGCGCAACCAGCGCGCCAAGGCTGAGCTTGCCGGCATCGATTTCGAGGAACGGCGTTTTCCCGCCACCATCACTTCGGGCGAGCTGGAAGCGGCAATCCATGGCCTGAACGCCGATCCGCGCGTTACCGGCATCATCATCCAGCGGCCGGTTCCCGCGCATATCCCGATCAAGACGCTGCAGGCGGCCGTGCATCCGCTGAAGGACGTCGAGGGCATGCACCCGGCCTCGATCGGCAACATCGTCTACAACCAGCTCGATCTCGCGCCCTGCACGGCGGCCGCCTCGGTCGAGTTGCTGAAGGAGACAGGCCTCGATCTCAAGGGCCTGGAAGTCGTGGTCGTCGGCCATTCGGAAATCGTCGGCAAGCCGATCGCCTTCCTGTTGATGAGCGAAGGCGCGACCGTCACGGTCTGCCACCACATGACGCGCTCGGTCGCCGCCCATGCGCGCCGCGCCGATGCGCTGTTCGTCGCCGTCGGCAAGCCGCGGCTGATCAAGGCCGACATGGTGAAACCAGGGGCTGCCGTTATTGACATCGGCATCAATTCCGAAATCGGGCCGGATGGGGCGAGCCGCATTGTCGGCGACGTCGATACCGAAAGCGTGCGCGAGGTCGCCTCCTGGATCACGCCGGTGCCGGGCGGCGTCGGCCCGATCACGGTGGCGATCCTGCTGCGCAACACGATGGTGGCACTCAGCCGGCAGCGCGCGCTCTACGAGGCGACATATGGCACGGCGGATAGGTTGGCGGCCGAATAGCGCCAAGCCGACTATTCCGCCGCGACGAGCCTCTCTTCAAGAACGCCTTCCGGCTTTGGCCCCCCATAGGCCCAGTCGAGCAGCTTGATCGTATGCACCACCGGAAGCTTCGCGGCGGACGCGATCTGGGTGATGCAGCCGATGTTTCCCGTGGCGACGATCTCGGCACCGGTCGCCTCGATGTTCTTCACCTTGCGGTCGCGCAGTTTTGCCGAAATCTCGGGCTGCAGGATGTTGTAGGTGCCGGCCGAGCCGCAGCAGAGATGCCCTTCCCGCGGCTCGCGCACGACGAAGCCCGCCCTGGCCAGCAGCTCCTTCGGCTCGCGGGTGATCTTCTGGCCGTGCTGCATCGAGCAGGCCGAGTGATAGGCGACGACGGTGCCGGGCCTGCGCACCGGCTCGGGCAGGTCGATGGCGGTGAGATACTCGGTGATGTCCTTGGCCAGCGCCGACACGCGTGCAGCCTTGTTGGCGTAGACCGGATCCAGCCGCAGCATGAAGCCATAGTCCTTGATCGTCGTGCCGCAGCCCGACGCGGTGATGATGATGGCATCGAGACCGCCCTGGTCGATGGCGCGTGTCCAGGCGTCGACATTCTGCCGTGCCGAAGCAAGGGCTGCTTCCTCACGCCCCATATGATGAACCAGCGCGCCGCAGCAGCCCTCGCCGGGCGGCACCACCACCTCGATGCCGAGTCGTGTCAGCAGCGAGATGGTCGTATCGTTGATGGCGGGGTCGAGTACCGATTGCGCGCAGCCGGTGAGGATGGCGACGCGCCCTTTTTTCGTGCCCTGCCCGGCATGAATGCCCGGCGACGCCAGCGGCGAAGCCTCTGGGATCGATGCAGGCGCGAGCCTAAGCATCGCGCCGAGCGGCTTCAGCGACGGGACCTTCTCGAACAGGCCGATGAACGGCTTGCCCAGTTTTGCCAGTTTGAGCGCGGTGCGAAAGCGTTGGGGATAAGGCAAGACGAAGGCCAGCATGGAACGGGTCAGCCGGTCGAGCAGCGGCCGCTTGTAGGTCTCCTGGATATGGGCGCGGGCGTGGTCGACAAGATGCATATAGTTGACGCCCGACGGGCATGTCGTCATGCAGGCGAGGCAGGAGAGGCAGCGGTCGATATGGGTGACGATCTCCTTGTCGGCGGGACGGCCGTTCTCCAGCATGTCCTTGATCAGGTAGATGCGGCCGCGCGGCGAGTCGAGCTCGTTGCCAAGCGTCACATAGGTCGGACAGGTGGCGGTGCAGAAGCCGCAATGCACGCATTTGCGCAGGATCTTTTCCGATTCAGCGACATGCGGATCGGCAAGCTGGGCGGATGAGAAATTCGTCTGCATCGCTGATGTCCTAGGCCATGCGGCCGGGATTGAGGATGTTCTTCGGGTCGAATTCCTGCTTCAGGCGCTGGCTGAGCGCGGCAAGCGCCGGCGCCTGCGGCTCGAACACCGGCAGCGCCGTGCGATGGGCGGGCGCGGCGCGCGCCAACGTCGCATGGCCGCCACCATGTTTACGCAACAGTCCGCGCAGCAGTGCCGCTTCCGGGTCGCCCTCTTCCATGCGCAGCCACACCAGTCCGCCCTGCCAGTCATAGAAGGCGCTGACGGCGGCCTGCATACGCAGCGTCAGAACCATCTGGTGCGCCTGCGAGGGCGCCATCGACACGCGCCAGACCGGCTTCTCGCCGCCATCGGCGAAGGGCCTGATATCGCGTATGTCGCGCCAGATCAGCCGCGAGGCCTCACCGGAAATTTCCTCCAGCGGCCCAGCCTTGCCGAGCAGCGTCTTCAGCGCTGCAATACGGTAGGCAACGGACGGGCCAAAGCCCTCGACGCGCAGCAACGTGGCGGCATCACTGCCGAGCGCGGCGCCGGCGACGCGCGCGGCAATGCGCTCC
The genomic region above belongs to Mesorhizobium sp. B4-1-4 and contains:
- a CDS encoding bifunctional 5,10-methylenetetrahydrofolate dehydrogenase/5,10-methenyltetrahydrofolate cyclohydrolase, which produces MSLSDDSRYLKGGPVAQRIIAAVRQDAAIAKAEGFPPKLISITVGDTDAVDVYVRNQRAKAELAGIDFEERRFPATITSGELEAAIHGLNADPRVTGIIIQRPVPAHIPIKTLQAAVHPLKDVEGMHPASIGNIVYNQLDLAPCTAAASVELLKETGLDLKGLEVVVVGHSEIVGKPIAFLLMSEGATVTVCHHMTRSVAAHARRADALFVAVGKPRLIKADMVKPGAAVIDIGINSEIGPDGASRIVGDVDTESVREVASWITPVPGGVGPITVAILLRNTMVALSRQRALYEATYGTADRLAAE
- a CDS encoding DNA-3-methyladenine glycosylase I, with the protein product MQQENTGLLAGPDGVARCFWHGNLPDYLHYHDHEWGRPVADDRRLFEKICLEGFQSGLSWLTILRKRENFREAFAGFDFDKVAAFTDKDVERLLGNAGIIRHRGKIVSTINNAKRAREMADEFGSLAAWFWKFEPGKEERPEIVDLAHLRANPTTAVSVRISKELKKRGWSFVGPTTVYAFMQAMGLVNDHLEGCVCRKEVEKERKAFKRPK
- the glcF gene encoding glycolate oxidase subunit GlcF, producing the protein MQTNFSSAQLADPHVAESEKILRKCVHCGFCTATCPTYVTLGNELDSPRGRIYLIKDMLENGRPADKEIVTHIDRCLSCLACMTTCPSGVNYMHLVDHARAHIQETYKRPLLDRLTRSMLAFVLPYPQRFRTALKLAKLGKPFIGLFEKVPSLKPLGAMLRLAPASIPEASPLASPGIHAGQGTKKGRVAILTGCAQSVLDPAINDTTISLLTRLGIEVVVPPGEGCCGALVHHMGREEAALASARQNVDAWTRAIDQGGLDAIIITASGCGTTIKDYGFMLRLDPVYANKAARVSALAKDITEYLTAIDLPEPVRRPGTVVAYHSACSMQHGQKITREPKELLARAGFVVREPREGHLCCGSAGTYNILQPEISAKLRDRKVKNIEATGAEIVATGNIGCITQIASAAKLPVVHTIKLLDWAYGGPKPEGVLEERLVAAE
- a CDS encoding L,D-transpeptidase yields the protein MKRVLFPLLGAVAVFAAGVTPSTAGDRYADRPPVMVSPDLSAPWVLQLGHAPGIVRQNRSVAQQQPRLRYAQPQAQPDRVQTAAVQMPAKRMVMRPQINPIYLPQEVDYDGGQKPGTIVIDTTQNFLYLVEKNGKARRYGVGTGKPGFEWSGTHKITNKRVWPDWRPPAQMIKREAAKGRYLPTYLAGGIENPLGARALYLGTTEYRIHGTNQPWTIGGAVSSGCIRMRNEDVVDLYERVNVGTTVEVI
- the hisS gene encoding histidine--tRNA ligase; its protein translation is MADKSEKTKARLPRGFADRSAEDIRAVEKMMATIRSVYELYGFEPADQPLIEYTDALGKFLPDQDRPNEGVFSFQDDDDQWLSLRYDLTAPTARFVAENFERLPKPYRSYRSGWVFRNEKPGPGRFRQFMQFDADTIGTPGVAADAEMAMMMADVMEALGIKRGDYVIRVNNRKVLDGVLEAIGLGGDENTGRRLTVLRAIDKLDKLGPEGVRLLLGPGRWDGGKEGEGDFAKGAGLNDAQAEAVLLATAKGQARQDSNVGANTTYQEGVGELATIEALVRAAGYGEDRIAMDRSIVRGLEYYTGPVFEAELLAEIPNEDGQIVRFGSVGGGGRYDGLVSRFRGEPVPATGFSIGVSRLMTALKNLGKLDSTDVIAPVVVLVMDKDTESLGRYQKMVAELRAAGIRSEMYLGGAGMKAQLKYADRRGCPVAIIQGGDERAKGELQIKDLIEGARMSAEITDNAEWRAARPAQVTVAEGELVAEVKKILAAQASDRAKDGA